The Oceanidesulfovibrio indonesiensis genomic interval AACGTTGCTCCATAATTTATAAAACGCCGCTCATCCTGCCACCCGTCGCCGTTGGTTTTCTGGCGATCGTCATGCTCAGCCGCAGCGGCGTGCTCAGTTCCATCGCGTTCCACATCGGCCTGGTGGATACGCCGGCGGATTTCCCCTCCATCCTGTACGGCGGCTGGGGTCTGGGCATCATCCTGGCCTATGTATACAAGGAAACGCCGTTCGTGATCCTGTTATGCCTGGCCGCGCTTCGCCGGTTGGACCCCGGCCTGGTGCAGACGGCAAGGATGTTCCACGCCGGCCGTATCACCATTTTCCGCACCATCATCCTGCCGCATCTCGCGCCGGTGCTGCATACCGTGTTTATCATCCTGTTCCTCTACAGCTTCGGCGCGTTCGACATCCCCTACCTGGTTGGCGAGAGCTCGCCGGGCATGCTCAGCGTGGAGGCGTTCAACCTCTACTTCATGCGCGAGTTGGCGGACCGGCCCACGGCCATGGCCCTGCTCACTCTCATGTTTCTTTTTTCCGTGGTCTTCATCGTGATCTATACGCGAACGGCCTCGCGCCTGGGCCAAAAGGAACGCAAACTGTGAGGCATCATCTGCTGGTCTGCATGCTGGGGCTCTTATTCGTGGCGCCGCTGGTGGTGCTGGGGCTGTACTCCCTGGGTTCGGGATGGGCTTTCCCCCACCTGCTGCCCCGGCGGTTCGACATGCGGGCCCTGGAATACCTGGCAAGCGAATGGCGCACCGTGGGTTTCCACCTTGTCTCATCGGTTGCGTACTCCCTGACCACGGCCGTGCTCACGCTGGCGCTCACCATCATGCCGGCACACCTTTTCGCCAGGCGCCAATTCCGCGGCAAGGTCATTCTGGAAGGCGTCCTTCTCGCACCGGCCCTGGTGCCGGCCATGACCTTCTCCATGGGCGTTCACTCCATGTTCATCCGCGCAGGGCTTGCGGATACCATGACGGGCGTGGTGCTCGTGCTCTCCACGTTCACCTACCCGTACATGCTGCGTGCGTTGGTGGCCGGGTATCAATCCTTCGGGGAAGAGTACGCCCTGTGCGCGCAGAACCTGGGGGCCGACGCGCTGACGCGGCTGTGGCGTGTGGAATTGCCGCTGCTGTTGCCGTCCATCGTGGCGGGCGGGTCCGTGGTTTTTCTCGTGGCTTTTTCCGAATACTTTCTCGTGTTTCTCATCGGCGGCGGCCGCGTGCCGTCCTTCACAGGCTATCTTTTTCCCTTCCTCGCCTCATCCGATCTCGGAATGGCCTCCATGCTGACCCTCGTCTTTTTCATCGCGCCGCTGATCCTCTTCGCCGTTACGGAACTCACCGTCACGCGAGCCTACCGACGCCGGGGACTGTACTGACCTGTTCTTGCTTGACATTGATCGCCAGCTGCCGCTAGCTGCCAATCAACATTGGCTTTCGACACATACACGGAGATCACTATGTCCAGCATTCCTGTGCGCAGCGGTTTCGTGTGGCGTATCGTGCATTCGCGTACGTCCGGCCTTATCACGACCCATTTTGCGCCGCTTCTCTTTGCTGGCATGATGATCACCGGCATTGTTCAGGATATCTGGGACCTGGAAGCGATGTACGCTCAATCTCCAGCTCCTGTAGTCGCCATTTTCATGGGCATCGGTCTGGCTCTCGGCGCGGCTGCGCATCATATTTCGCACAGGCTTGCCGCACACGACACGAAATCAGCATGGATTATTGCCGGTGTGGGGTTTGCCGGCGGCACGCTGCCTGTCGGCCTGGTGCTCTCCGCCTGGATTCTCCAGGCAATCACTGTGTTTACCGTTCTCGTCGTCGTGCTGCGGGTTGCACATTTTCTTCGCACCGTGGCAACCTTGATCGCCCCAAACAGATACCCGACCTGGCCGCAGGTTGGCATGATGCTGTACACGTACCTCTCCATGCTCACGGCCTTCACCCTCATCAACCTGGCCATGGATCTGCTGCACACCCTTCATCCCAGCGTGACTCCGGCCTTCAACTTCATAACAGCAGGCGGGTCCCCGCTGGTCAACGCCTTCTACTTCAGCGTTGTCGTCATGACCACGCTCGGCTTCGGCGACATCACTCCGCTCACCTCCCTGGCCAAGATATCTGTGGCCCTGCAATGTCTGACCAGCTACGTGATGTTCGCCCTGCTGGTAGGCGTCGCCATGCGCGGAGTGCTGAGCAATGAAGATGAATAGGAAGGATACGCCGGCTGATTGCCGCGGCCCAGATTCGTTCACAGGATCTGCACAGACATTCAGCTGATTTTCCACAAAAAAAGCCTGGAGAAGGATTCTCCAGGCCATAGCGATGCGCCGGTGCAATCGCGTTATCTCATGAAGCCTTGCCGCAAAGAAGTTTGCGCTCGCCATCCTCGAACAGCACACGCATCTTGCCGTCATCGCTCCAGACCTCCTCAATGCGGCCCAGGCCGAACTTCGAATGGTCGAGTATCTGGCCGGCTTCGTACTGGCCGTCCATGGCATACGGACGGGCCTCTCCGGCCGGCAGGGTGGAGACGTCCAACTTCCTGACCGGCGCCTTCTTCTTGGCCGCACGTGTGGCGGTCTTTTTGGCCGTGCTGGTCGCAGGCTTGGGCGCACGGTACTTGCGGTTGGCGCCGCACGTCAGACATTGCACACGCAGGGGCACGCCGTTTTCCGCAGCCACGACCACGTGTTTTCGTTCATCCTTGCAGGTCCTACAGGCAGTGACAATGTTTTCGCCAGGTTCCAATGCTTCGTTCCTTGGTCTTGTGGTTTGGGGAAATCGTATGGTTGAGGGGCTCGTGGCAGCAGTGATCCCGTTGCCGCCCTGAACAATCCAGATTGCCACACATTGTCCCGGTTGGGAAATGGTTCTTTGCCGCGTGGGGGGCTACAGCATCGTTTGTACGCATGGATGGATCGGCCTGCTTATGCTCCCTGCAGAACGATACGCGACGAAACCAACAGGGCGTGGTACCATCATTTGCACGATTGAACCATCAAGACCACGGAGATATCGACATGCAGGAATGGAATGCCGGCGCATTGCTCGGAGTATCCGGATTCTACTGGCGCTCCTGCGCGCTGCACGCGGGCGTCAAGCTGGACGTGTTCACGGCCATAGGCGAGAAGGCCATGCAACCGGAGGACGTAGCCGCGCGCATACGAGCCGACCCGGACGCGACATCGCGACTTCTGGGCGCCCTGGCCGCCATGAACCTTCTGCGCAAGGTATCCGGCGCGTTCTCCAACACCGAGATATCCTCGCGCCACCTCTCCAGGGATTCCGAAGAATACCTGGGATTCATGATCCTGCACCACCACTACCTCATGGAGTCGTGGAACAGGTTGGACCAGGCCGTGGAATCCGGCGGTCCGGTGGGCGAGCGCGCCGCAGCCAATGAGGACACCCGGGAAGCCTTTCTCATGGGCATGTTCAACAACGCCATGCTCCAGGCGCCGGGTCTGGTGCAACGGATAGACCTCGACGGCCGGCGCACCCTGCTGGACATGGGCGGCGGCCCCGGCACCTATGCCATCCAGTTCTGCCTGCAGAACCCTGAACTCTCGGCCACTGTGTATGACCTGCCCACCACGCGGCCCTTCGCCGAGAAAACCATCACGCGCTTTGGACTGTCGGACCGCATCCGCTTCGAGGCGGGCAACTATCTCGCCGATCCGCTGCCTTCCTCATTTGACGTCGTCTGGATGTCCCACATCCTGCAC includes:
- a CDS encoding methyltransferase, with product MQEWNAGALLGVSGFYWRSCALHAGVKLDVFTAIGEKAMQPEDVAARIRADPDATSRLLGALAAMNLLRKVSGAFSNTEISSRHLSRDSEEYLGFMILHHHYLMESWNRLDQAVESGGPVGERAAANEDTREAFLMGMFNNAMLQAPGLVQRIDLDGRRTLLDMGGGPGTYAIQFCLQNPELSATVYDLPTTRPFAEKTITRFGLSDRIRFEAGNYLADPLPSSFDVVWMSHILHSEGFDACREMIRKAAESLQPGGLLLVHDFYLNDDKDGPVQPALFSLNMLVRTQDGRSYSEAEVREMLEEAGLENVRRLDYDSPTESGVLTATRPA
- a CDS encoding ABC transporter permease is translated as MRHHLLVCMLGLLFVAPLVVLGLYSLGSGWAFPHLLPRRFDMRALEYLASEWRTVGFHLVSSVAYSLTTAVLTLALTIMPAHLFARRQFRGKVILEGVLLAPALVPAMTFSMGVHSMFIRAGLADTMTGVVLVLSTFTYPYMLRALVAGYQSFGEEYALCAQNLGADALTRLWRVELPLLLPSIVAGGSVVFLVAFSEYFLVFLIGGGRVPSFTGYLFPFLASSDLGMASMLTLVFFIAPLILFAVTELTVTRAYRRRGLY
- a CDS encoding ion channel, producing the protein MSSIPVRSGFVWRIVHSRTSGLITTHFAPLLFAGMMITGIVQDIWDLEAMYAQSPAPVVAIFMGIGLALGAAAHHISHRLAAHDTKSAWIIAGVGFAGGTLPVGLVLSAWILQAITVFTVLVVVLRVAHFLRTVATLIAPNRYPTWPQVGMMLYTYLSMLTAFTLINLAMDLLHTLHPSVTPAFNFITAGGSPLVNAFYFSVVVMTTLGFGDITPLTSLAKISVALQCLTSYVMFALLVGVAMRGVLSNEDE
- a CDS encoding ABC transporter permease, with amino-acid sequence MAAGSRNHLSLGQALLRLSPLALPCVALFGGGLALAVAQSFGVALPFPYEGGATDAYARLTRPHLAGSILLSLWVALASAGLSVMLGSVLAYAIWRLPSFLQRCSIIYKTPLILPPVAVGFLAIVMLSRSGVLSSIAFHIGLVDTPADFPSILYGGWGLGIILAYVYKETPFVILLCLAALRRLDPGLVQTARMFHAGRITIFRTIILPHLAPVLHTVFIILFLYSFGAFDIPYLVGESSPGMLSVEAFNLYFMRELADRPTAMALLTLMFLFSVVFIVIYTRTASRLGQKERKL